DNA sequence from the Geobacter sp. AOG2 genome:
CTCATCAGCGTATCGGGATACTGGCCAGCGCCCCGGATTTCAAACCGGACCAGATTGCCCTAGTTGAATCGCCACCTCGTTTACAGCTTGCGCCATACCCATCCCAAGTCCCCTCGCTCGCTGGAAGGGCCGAGGTGCGTGTCTATGAGCCCAACCGGATTGTAGTGGAGGCTCAAGCGCTCAAAAACAGCCTGCTGGTCATCGGCGAAAAGTACTATCGCTGGTGGTACGCCTCCGTGGATGGGAAAAAAACCGAGATCGTGCCGGTGGATCACATCCTGCGCGGAGTGTATCTCACTCCCGGCACCCATCGGGTAGAATTTATCTTTGACCCGTTGCCATTCAAGATCGGCAAATGGCTGACATTGGGATCGTTGGCATTTTTTGTCGTCATGCTTGGGCGGGAGTGGTGGAGGAGAAAACTGCAGCAGGTCGCAAGGCCCTGACTGTTGACGTGACCATGACCGCCGAAACCATCGACGAACTCCGTGTCTACGATCTGCGGATCTGCCAGCCGAAAGAGGGCTACCGTTTTTCTCTCGATCCCTTGCTGCTGTGCGGTTTTGCCGAAGACGCTTCCGCTGGCCGGGTAGTCGATCTCGGCACCGGCTGCGGGATTATTCCCCTTATTCTTGCTCGGAAAACTGTCGGCGCATCTCTGGTCGGTGTGGAATTTCAGGAGGAAATGGCCGAAATGGCCGTCCGCAACGTTAGTCTGAACGGGCTTGACGAGAGGATCGGGATTGTCAGCGATGATATCCTTTCCCTGCGTGGGAGGTTTCCTGTTTCGTCGTTTGATCTGGTGACAGCGAACCCTCCCTACCGCAAACCGGGTAGCGGCCGTGTCAGCCCCAAGGTCGGACGCGATCTCGCTCGCCATGAATCGAGTGCCGGGCTGGCGGACTTCCTGTCAACCGCCAAATATCTGGTCAAACCGTCGGGGTCTATTTGCTTCATCAGTCATCCTTCGCGGCTGGCTGAATTTGTCCATTGTGCCGGCGAACTCAGGCTGTCATTGCTCAGGCTGCGCATGGTGCATGGTTCCGCCGTTACTCCGGCAACGATGTTTTTGGCGCAATTGGCCAAGGGAAAGAAAGGTGGGACATTGGTGCTGCCACCCCTGCTTGTCCACAATGAGCAGGGCGACTATTCGCAAGAGGTCCGCAGCATTCTGGGAGAGTAATCGGTCCGCTTGGCAAGCGAAAGGGCGCTCCTAACGAAGCGCCCTTTTCATTTCAAGCTATTTTGTCGCCTTTAGTTCTTGATAAAGAGCACCAACTGCATGGTCTCGCCCTCACCGACCAGGATCGGAAAGCAGAGACCGGTATATCCGGCAGGCACGGCCAAGCCGGCTGCATCCGGCCGGATGGTGACCGGGGGATTGATATTGACGATCTTGCCGGCTTGCGATGCCTTGGCGGCGATGTTGCCACAGACCACGTTGATGAATTCCATGACGGTATCTTCAAGGACTTCCGGCGGCTCATTGTCCACCGATGCCTCACGCAGAATTGCCTTGGCCACGGATTTTTGAAGCTCTTGCGAAACCGAGATGATAAAGCGGGCATCCACATCGCCGGACAGGTCCATTGCCGCCATGATGTGGTTGGCATCCACCATGGTGATGGTTTGGCACTTACCGGCTCTAAAGGGGAGTCCGAGGATTCGGGTAATCATCTTGTAGGTAAGGTCTGCGGACATCTCCCATAGTTCTGGATTGGCGATACTCCCGGGAAGCTCGACCCTTTCCGAGATGTACGGCGCTTGGTCGGCTTTGAACTCATTCAAATGCTGTTGCAGTTGTTCGTTGGTGATGGCTCCAACAAGTACCAATGCCTCACCGATGTAGAGGTGGTTGTTTTTTTGGCGGGTAATAATTTCATTGAGTTGGGTAAGGGTCAGGATGCCGATTTCCAGCAGCAGGTCCCCTACTTTTATGTCACGCGAAAGTTGCGCACGGTGGGCGCGTGCGATATCGTCCTGGGTTACGTAACCCATCGCCACTGCCATCTCGCCAAATTTGAGGTTTTTCTGTTCCTGTAGCTCAATCGCCTTGAGCAGGATCTCTCGTGAAACGATCCCTTTTTCCACCAAAAACTGCCCGAAAAATTTGACGGCCATGCACATATCCCCTTGTATCGTGAGTTATTGGTGCTGAAAATCAGAGATCCCGAAGTATCTTCAGGACATCGTCGGCCTCGAACGGTTTTGAGATGACATTCTTGGCACCCAGTTTGAGCGCTTCTGTAAATTTGTCACCTACGCCGCCCAGGGAGGTGACCATGACCACTTTAACTTCTTTATCCAGCATGGACAGGCTGCGCAAGGCGGTCAGGCCGTCCATCCCGGGCATATTCATGTCCATGCAGATGATGTCCGGGTCCTCGGCATGATTCATCTTGATGGCTTCCGCGCCGTTTTTGGCATGCCCGACACATGTAAATTCCCCTGATTCGGAAATGATCTTCTCAAGCTGGCGGGCTACGGAAAGGCTGTCGTCAACGACAAGAACCTTTTTCATATGATGGTATCCTCCTGGTGAGCGTCGCGATCGCTTTTGTCGGGTTGTTCGAAATTTAATGAGCGGAGTGAATGTACTCGAAAAGGGGTAAAAAGTCAAAAATATGTTTGTCTTTGATTGGCTGGTAAAGCGTGTTATACATATAAATATCCTGCACTAAGATAAGGAGATTCGTCTCATGAGCCCCCTCCGCCATATACTTTGCAGATCGCTGACTCTGATTGCGGTGCCCAGCCTGTTCGTTATTTCTGCTTCGGCGGCGGAGACTGAACCTAACACATTACATCCCGCCGCCGAGAAGGTCGAGACCGCGATTCAAGGGCCGGTTGCCCGGGTTAACGGCAGCGACATCTCCGCAGCTGAACTGAAGCGGGCTCGCAAAGTGCTGCAGGCCAGCCAGCCGGGTGCGCAGATCTCCGCTGATGAACAGAAGGAACTTGACAGACGGGTGGTAGACCAACTCATTTCCGCTGAACTACTCTACCAATCGGGGCAGAAACTGGGTATTAAGGACCTTGACAAACAAGTTGATGACAAGATAGCCCAGGCAAAGGGCCGTTTTGCCAGTGAGGCGGATTTCGCCAAGGCGATCCACGATCTTGATATGAGTGAGAAGGATCTTCGGGAGTATACCCGGAGGGACTTTATTATTACTAATTTCGTCACTGCGACGATTATTCCCAAGGTTACGGTCAGCGAAGAGGAAAGCAAAAAGTTTTACGACCAGAATCTTGATAAGTTCCACCAGGATGAAAAGGTTAGGGCCAGCCATATCCTGTGCGGCATAGACACCAAGGCGAGTGCCGAGGAGAAGAAAAAGGCCCGCGAAAAAGCCGAAAAACTTCGTAAGGAATTGGCCAATGGAGCTGACTTCGCCACGTTGGCCAAGGAAAACTCCTCCTGTCCCAGCAGCAAACAGGGGGGGGATCTGGGGTTCTTCGGCAAGGGGCAGATGGTACCGCCGTTCGAGCAGGCGGCTTTTGCCCTCAAGCCGGGTGAGATAAGCGATGTGGTTGAGACCCAGTTCGGCTATCATATCATCAAACAGACAGAGCGGACAAAAGCTGAAACCGTACCTTTCAGCGCCGTCCGTTCCAAGATAGAGGATTATTTGAAAAACCAGAAAGTCAATGCCGCGGTGGGCGATTTTTTGGCAGATGCCCGTAAGACCGCCAAGATCGAAATATTGCTGAAGTGACCGGTGACTGTACGTAGTAAAAGCCCAAACGGGGCCGGCCAATTGTGAGAATGGGCCGGCCCTTCTCATGCCCTGTGTGGTTAGTCACGGAGATCGTGACTGGATATTTTGGCTGGAGCCAAGATGGACGCAGGTGTAGCAAGGGCTACATCAAGGGAGCGTAACGATAGCAGCGGTCCCAAAACCGAGACTGCGACCATGAGCTAACCGCACGGGGTGCAAATTATCGTGCCGCTCCTGTTGAAATCCTTATGCTTCGTCCTGATGATAGCCCTGCGAATCTGATGGCCCCCCGATATTCCCCCTCCCGGTAGCAGGCCGCTTCTCCCGCCGGCAGATAGTCGCCGGTCGAATTCTTCAGAAGAAAAACAAATGATGGGAGCGGCCCGTTTTCGAAGTCCTCCTCCCCGATAGGCATCCGGTATTCCGCCAAGCGGGTGCGTTGCCCTCCAGCCAGCAATGGCGCGCCAGTTGGTTTCGTCGCCGTTCCGGCCAAGGATGTGCGGGATACGCGGGTCTGGTAGCCGGCCAAAGGAGCCGGTACGTGGCCGTAGAGCGTGACCAGAGCGCTCCCCCTCCGGTCAACGCGGATATCGTACCCAGGTATCCAACCCGGCCCCCCAACGGCGAAACGGGCCGTGACCCGCCCGTTTCCGGGAGAAACGACTACCCGTGTCATGCTCGTAGCGTCTTTTCCTTCCTTTCGCACCGATGCAATACGGGCATCGATGCGGCGAATCTCCCGTTCCGCACGGCGTCGTGCCGTATAGACCGTTTCTAATTGGGCAATGGCAAAGTCGGTCCCTTGGCGGATTGTCAGCAGTGGATCCGGGTTTGATTTTGTTTTGCGGGGAGCTTTGCCGCTCTGGGACTTTGCGGCGGATTTGAAAATATTTTCACGCGTCGCCAGCGCCCTCAATCGGTCCTCCATGCGGCTCCTTTGCTCGATCAGGGCGTTAAGTTCCTTTTCTAACTTGGTATTCCGGCTTAACGGCTGCGTATCGACACGCAGAATGCTGGTCCCCCTCTCGGGACTGATTCGCAAGCTGCCGGCCAACATGCCTCCCGGCAGAGGGATTTCGGCGATACCCCGGACAGCAGCGGCTCTAAGTTCTACGACAGCGCCGTCTGAAAAGAAGGTGATGCTTCTACCGTCGGCGCAGGCCTCGGCGACGGTTGTGAGTAGCAAGATGATAACTGGCAGGACGGTTCTCATTCAGGCTCCTTTCGGCAGTCATGCAAATCTCTGAACGTTCAGCAGATTTGCCAATCTGGTAGTTGCACTCAGATGAGGATAAGTTTATAATTCTTCCACTCTTTTTGGAAGGTGATCTATCATGGCCTTTGAAGCGGAAGTGTCGGTTAAAGACATAGTCAGTTTTTACATTAAAATCAATGATGCCGCCAAGGCCAAAAAGGATATAGCCAAACTTTCCGCCAAGGACAAGGCGATAGCTTTCGATATAATTGCCGCTTCGTCCGGCAATCATGACTTCAAAATCGAGATCGCCAAATATTTCGTCTACGACCTTGACGCCCGTGTCCGGAGAAAAGCCGAGATAATGTTGGAGGATTTACTCCCCGGTTGGGTTTCCGATCCGGCCGAAAGCATCCTCAAACTGCTCAAAACGGTGGACACTAAGGGGGGGACCCATCGCAACGCTGCCATAAGATTCCTATTTGGCATTATTGATTCCGGCAGCCTTCGGGACACCTTCATGACCCTGCTCAACAGCAGGAACCGGGCTCATATGGCAGAGATCATTGCCATTCTTGAAGGCTACATCGACTCCTCCCAAGACGAGCGTGAGCAGGTCAAAATCTTCGATGCCTGTCTGGATATCGTCCTATCCGACGATGCCGATTATAACATCAAACATCATGCATCCAACCTGTTGAGCGTCTTTTTCAAGAAGGTACAGGCAACAAACCTCGGCGAGGCCTTGCGGCAAAAGTATATCGAAAAACAGATTGAGAAGGCCGAAGGGGTATACCGTTACCTGTGCAGCGGTGCATCGGGGCTGAGCGCCACCTTTCTCGAAGACCTGCTACGCCCTCTGAACGACGGCGGCAAAACGTTTCAGCTCAAGATGCTCAACTATTTTAAATTTGTACTGGAAAAAGCGCAGAATCCTGAAGAAGTCGACACGGTCATGGATATCTACCCGGATTATTGGAACAACGATGAACTGCCCAGGGAAGAGAAGCTTGTAAAGATCTGTCGCCGTATCATCGTAGCGGTTGAAGAGTTGTGGGATGTGAGCGATGATGCCGAGGTCCGCAGCCTCATTATCAAGATAATATATGGTCAATATGCCGACAAACGAGAAATGCTGGAACAGATCCGGGCAAAGCTGGATACCGAAACGCTCAGTGAGGCTGCACGGGACAAGATTGCCCTTATGCTGCACTGTTTTTTTCTTCCAGGAGAAAATGACGCGCTCAAGCTGCTGGCGGCGAATATATTGATCTTCAAGCTGGGTGATGCCCGGAACCGGTCCGTAGCCCTCGATTATCTCATCTCCTATGTTGAAAACAAGAACCTCAACTATGCCGAAAGAGGCAGCATAGCTACGGCGATGGAATCATTACTCAACGAAAAGCGGCTGGCGGAAGAAGTGCGAAAAACGGCGCGGTACCTCCTTTTCATAACTGGTCCCGAGAGGTTTGATACGGCAGAGGAGCAAAAAGCCGTTCTCGGTCATATTCGGAGCATGGTCGAAGGGAGAGGCCTCTCCAGCCAGCATGCTGCGCAGCGAGTCCTGGAGTCCCTGGAGATTTTTTCAAAGACGACGGCCTCCACCGACAAACTCAAGATGGCGGCACACTACCTGGAGTTTAAGATTCGCCAGCCCAACGAGAGTCTAACCTGGGGCAAACTTGACTTACCCTAGCGTTGATGCGACCCGGTAGCCGGTCCTGCTTTCCGAAAAGGCTTACGAGACGTTTGGCCGAACAATTTTTCCTCCCCCCAGAACCTCATCATCCCGGTAAAAAACCACGGATTGCCCTGGAGTGACCGCTTTCTGCGGTTCATCGAAGCGTACCGCACACCCGCCTTCCGGCAGCAGTTTGACATGGCATTGGACCGGCTGATGCCGGTAGCGGATTTTACACGTCGCCTCGAACTCCTCGGCGTCCGGGGGTACTATCCATCCGATTTCTGCGGCAAGCAGGCCATCAACGGCCAGATACTGCTCTTCCCCCACCACCACGAGATTATGTTCGGAATCGATGGCTGTCACGTACAAAGGCTTGCTCCAGGCGATCCCCAACCCCTTGCGTTGGCCGATGGTATAGCGGTGCGTCCCGCGATGATGGCCGATAACCCGACCGTCCACATGGATTATGTCCCCTGGTATTCCCTTCAGAACACCGCCCCCCTCGAGGAATAACACGTAATCGTCGTTGGGGATGAAGCAAACCTCCTGGCTGTCCCCCTTCTCGGCCACCGGCAGGTGGAACCCGCGCGCCAGCCGACGGACCTCTTCCTTATTCTCCATTTCACCCAATGGGAAGATCACTCTCGCCAATTGTTCCTGGGAGAGCATGCAAAGGAAGTAGGATTGGTCCTTGCCGATGCAGCGCGCCTGGCGCAAGTGGCAGACCCCAGCGCCATCGACGGTTTTTCTTACGTAGTGGCCGGTGGCCAGCATGTCGGCACCCAGTTCCCGCGCCTGGTCCAGCAACAGGCCGAATTTGACGTAGCGGTTGCAACGCACGCAAGGATTGGGGGTGCAACCGCAGCGATATTCGTCGATGAAGTCCTTGATTATCAGCTCGTGGAAATTCGCTACGAGGTCGATCACATGGTGAGGGATTCCCAAGTGCTTGGCCACGGTTGCGGCATCATGGGCGGCTGAGCCGCTACCGGCGCTGCGCGGTGCGAAGAGCTGCATGGTAATGCCGATCACCTCATGGCCTTGGCTTTTCAATAGAGCGGCGGTCACCGATGAATCCACCCCACCGCTCATGGCAACGGCGATAACCGGTCCTTTCTTGTCAACCATCATATCCCTTTCTCACCGAGAATGATTCGGACCACCTGGTTGGCTTGGTGCCCGGCTGCAATAGCCACCCGCGGCGCCATCAGTCCGCAACCCGGCTTGGCTTCCGATTCGCCGTCGCCCACGAGGTAGAGCCTGGACGTGGCCCGTTGCGTAACGATGGCATTGCTGGTGCCATACCCCGCCAATCCTGATGCGGCAACGACGGTGACCGACGGCAGCCGACCGAGGAGTGTATCCACCAACATGGCCTTCATGTCGGCCCGGTCAAAGGCTTCGACCACGACGGTGCAGGCGGCAAAGACAGCGGGAATGTTTTCGGGGCACAACATGGCCTGATGGGATTCCACCTCGATATACGGGTTGATCCGGGCGATGTTTTCGGCTAAGGCGTCCACCTTGGGCTGGCCCAGTTGGTCGATGAAATACTGCTGCCGGTTGAGATTCGACGGCTCAACCACGTCGAAATCGGCGATCACGAGTCTGCCGACGCCTACTCGTGCCAGGGCCACGGCTACCGCCGAGCCAAGCCCGCCGGCACCGGCGACACCCACCGTGGCCGCCTTCAGCAATGCATGTACGCCGGGAGTGTGACGGGCCGCCAAAAGTCGTTGTAGTTCCTCTTCCGGCGGCTGTTCTCCCCGTTTGATCAGATAGACTTCGTCCCCTTCCCGTAGCTCTGTTTCGGCCGGAGCCGGAAACCCATTGAGGATAAGTACGTCCGCGCCCGGCTTGTGTCGTTCTGCCAGGCTTGCCAGAGTCGTCTCTTGGCTGATTACAGCCCCTATCTCGTTTATCCGTATGCGCATAGGCTCACTATTTTTGTCTGCAATGTATAAACTGTATTCCCCTACAGTCGACTGTGTAGTCACAGCCGTACTGAACACTAATGACTGATAACCTGCTGGAGGTCTGCAATCAGGTCATCGACATCCTCCAACCCGACCGAGAGGCGCACCAAGGTATCCTTGATCCCCTTCTTTTCCCGTTCTTCCTTGGGAATTGCTGCATGGGACATCTTGGCCGGGTAGGAGATGATGCTTTCCACGCCTCCCAGGCTGACAGCAAAGGCGGCAAACTGCGTTTTCTCCAGTAGTTGCTTGGTCAACTCGTAGGATTCGAGTTCGAAGGAGAGGACGGCACCAGGGCCATCTGCCTGGGCAGCATTGACGGCATGACCGGGATGGCTGGCGAGGCCGGGGTAATGCACCTTGAGTACACTTTTCCTGGTCTGGAGCCAAGCCGCGATGTTTTCGGCACTCTGTTGGCTCTGGTCCATCCTTATTTTGAGCGTCTTGAGCCCTCGCAGAGTCAGAAACGAATCCTGGGGCCCCAGGATGGCGCCGAATGCATTCTGGATGAAGCGGATACGATTACCCAGTTCCAGATCATTGACAACGGCAAAGCCACAGATAACATCGCTGTGCCCGTTCAGGAATTTGGTTCCACTGTGCAGGACGATGTCACAGCCAAGCTCCAGTGGGCGCTGCAGATAGGGGGTCATAAAGGTGTTATCCACAAGGGTTATGATACCTCGCGGCTGGGCCAGTTCTACGACCCCACGCAGGTCGGTGATCTTGAGCAGCGGGTTGGAGGGGCTTTCCAGGTAGATTCCCTTGGTTTCCGGCCGGATAGCGGACTCGATGGCCTTAAGGCTGGTGGCATCCACAAAGGTGGAACCTATGCCGAGACGCTGGAATATGCTGGTCAGCACCCGGTAGGCGCCGCCGTAGACATCCTCGCACACCACCAAGTGATCGCCGGGAGAGAAGATTAGTAAGGTGGAGGAGATGGCTGCCATGCCGGAGGCAAAGGCAAAGGCCCGGCTCCCTTTTTCCAGCCCGGCGATGGCTGCCTCCAGCGCCTCTCGGGTAGGGTTGTCGGAGCGGGCGTAGTCATATTTACCGAAATGGTCTACCGACTGTTGACGATAGGTGGATGTCTGGTAGATGGGCACGCCCAGCGCGCCGGTCAGGGGATCGGCGGTCTGTCCGCCGTGGATGAGTTGGGTTGCAAACTTCATGTCGTCTCCTTATGCTTCCAATGCCTGACGCAAATCCTCAATCAGGTCGCAGCTGTCCTCAATGCCTACCGACAGGCGTAGCAGGGTATCGTTGATGCCCAGCCGCGCCCGTAGTTCCGGCGGTATGTCGGCGTGGGTCTGTACCTCGGGAAAGGTGATCAGACTTTCGACGCCGCCCAGACTCTCCGCGAAGGAGATCAAGCGTGTTTTCATCAGCACCTGCTCTACCAATGCGTGGGTAGCGACCTCAAAGGCAATCATGCCGCCAAAACCGCGGGAGTCGCGTTTGATCAAGGCGTGACCGGGATGGTCTTCGAGGCCCGGGTAGTAAACCTTGGTGATAGCCGGGTGATTTTTCAGCCATCCGGCAAGTTTGCCCGCATTCTCCTGTTGGCGGTCCAGGCGGACCCCCAAGGTCTTTATACCGCGCATCACCAGCCAGGAGTCCTGCGGTCCCAGTATCGCTCCGGCAGCATTCTGGTGGTAGTAGACCCGTTCGGCAAGATCGGAATCCTTCACCACCACCAGTCCAGCAATCGTATCGTTATGGCCCGCCAGATATTTGGAGGCGCTGTAGACGGCGATATCGGCCCCCAGATCCAGAGGGCGCAGGAGGTACGGGGTCAGAAAGGTATTGTCCACGATCAGATACAGGGTGTGATTACGGCAGAGCGTGGACAGGGCGGGGATGTCGGCAAATTTCAAAAGGGGATTAGTGAGCGATTCGACGAAGACCGCCTTAGTCTGGGGTGTGAGCGCTGCACGCACTGCTTCGATATCGCTCGTGTCCACATAGCTGAAGGTGAGCCCGAACTGGTCGAATACCTTGTCGAACAGGCGACAGGTGCCGCCGTACAGGTCCTCAGTGACGATGAGGTGGTCTCCCGAGCGGAACAGCAGCAGCAGGTTGGCGATAGCGGCCATGCCGGACGCATAGGCGCATGCGCGTACTCCATTGTCAAGGCGGGCTATGCCATCTTCCAGAGACTGGCGGGTAGGGTTGCCCGAGCGTGTGTAGTCATAGCCGGTGCTCTGGCCGAGTCCTGGATGCCTGAAGGTGGCGGTCTGGTAAATAGGCACAGAAACTGCGCCGGTCCTGGTGTCCCATTCCAGGCCGATCTGAACCGCCTGTGTACTGATGTTCATCTGCTGCCTCCCAAAAATAAAATCCCCTTCCGGGGTGTGGAAGAGGGTTCCTTGAGGGCATCTCTTCCTTATCTCCCGAAACCGCATGGTTTCGCTGGAATTGGCACCTTACCCTTGCAGGTTGGTTGCCGCGACGTCCTTGGGCCAGTCCCTCGGTCGCTCTCGATAAGAAACTTATGTATTTTCTGCGAGAATTACTATGAATAAAACCTACGATATGCCACCAATCTTGTCAATAATTATTTTATGGAGACGAACCCCTGCCATTACTGGGGCGGATGCCTGCGGTGGCATATGTTTTACCTATGCTTTTTCGAGTACGATTGCTACGATAAACCATTCCTTATCCGTTGCGAATCGGAGGGTAAGGGTGTCATGGTTGTTGCCGGCGTTGACAAAGTAGTCATCGCCACTGACAATGGAAGGCGTCGACAACTTGATATCGGCGCCACCCCGTGAAATATGCTGCTTGAAGGAACCGGCGATCATATTGGCGATTTCGCCCAGAGCATCGCGAACATCGTCGTTCAGGTTGGAAATTTCCATGCCGAGCATACTCGATGTGAAGGCAAGCGCCAGTTGCTGGGGGGCGTGGAGGCTCACCAAGCCGTTATACACCCCGGCAAATCCGACCATCGCCGTAATGCAATCCTTGAAATGTGTTTCCGGGGCAACCTGAAGGGGGAGATGCAACAGGTCCTCCATGCCCACCATAGTGCAGAATACCTCCTCCACATCACGGGTGAGCTGTTTGAGCAATTTGTCTTCACTCGTATGAAGGATGTCCAGAAGGTCTTTTGTCAGTGACATTTTGTGCCCCTTTGTTCATGGATTTCGATGGAAAATAAGGGAAGCGGCACCTCAACGCATCTTTTGTCAAACCGGTATTGCTCCGCACTTGGGAACAACTTCTCTGCATAGGTTTGTCGGACTCTACTCTGCATAATTGAAAGGAAATTTTCAAGATGAAATGAGATGATTATAATATAAAACAGCCTCGCTCCGAGATGGGGGAGGCTGCTGATGAATGTTCAACGATCTGAAGGGCGCCATCGAGAAGATTCAGAGGCGGCGCGGTTCGGCAGTCCGGGGGGCAGTCTCTACCGTGTGTTTTCGTCAAGCAGGTAATTCAACAGTACGACAACATCCCTGATTTCCTGTTTATTCATATCGGAATTCGGTTTCCGCAGCATCTTGATGCCATAGGCTTTTACCGCCTGCCTGTCGAATGGCTGGCCGGTGATGGGAGCCCTTCCGGTCTGTACCGCGATGACGGTTCGTTCCATGGTGTGGCACTTGACACATTTTCGCGTCATAAGGTCAAATGATGCTCTTAAATGGGCAGGAATGCTGTCGGGATCGAAATTCATTCTGTCCCCGCGGCCCTTTACCCTGATGCGTGCGTCGGCAACCGAGGAAATTACGAGTGTGATGAGCGCAACCAGTAGGATGAGCTTCCGCATATGAGACTCCTTAAGACGGGATTATCTCGCTTAGTATAACAAAGAAAACAGTGTAAAGTAACCTCTGTCGTGCCATAAACAATCAGAAACTGAAAGTTACGCCGAGCGTACCAATTTTATTGGTGAAATCCTGAGCGCTTGAACCCTCGGTAGCTTTATATGCGGTAGCGAGCTCATGTTTGTATTCCAGAGCGACCTTTAGGTTTTCAAGGGGGGCGTATGCAAGCGTCGGGATAAAACGACGCACCAGGCCGCGCCCGTCATCCTGATATTCGAACCGCATGGCGCCGATGAGATTCTGGAGAAAGGTGTACTCACCCTCGATTGCGGCCACGTATGACTTCACCTCGGTCGGGGTATTCGAAAGGTAGGCGTTGTCGTCCCTGCCCAAGACGCCGGCCATCCTGAGCCTGAAGAGTTTGTAGAGTATGTCCAGATCCATGCCGGTGCGGTAATAGCTGTTCTGGATGGGGGGTACGCCTGCTGTGGTGTTCGGGGTGCCGTTCTTGCCGTAGTAACCATATGCTCCCAAAGTGACGGTCAGGAA
Encoded proteins:
- a CDS encoding cytochrome C, coding for MRKLILLVALITLVISSVADARIRVKGRGDRMNFDPDSIPAHLRASFDLMTRKCVKCHTMERTVIAVQTGRAPITGQPFDRQAVKAYGIKMLRKPNSDMNKQEIRDVVVLLNYLLDENTR